The Alteripontixanthobacter sp. genome has a window encoding:
- the ruvB gene encoding Holliday junction branch migration DNA helicase RuvB translates to MTDPVPLHTPDRQPDDPDAALRPKSLDEFVGQAAARDNLRVFIEAAKSRAEAMDHVLFFGPPGLGKTTLAQIVAKELGVGFRATSGPVIAKAGDLAALLTNLEPHDVLFIDEIHRLNPVVEEVLYPAMEDRALDIIIGEGPSARSVRIDLPPFTLVGATTRQGLLTTPLRDRFGIPVRLTFYTESELQQVVTRGARLLDVGIDPSGAREIARRARGTPRVAGRLLRRVRDFAHVAGDGTVTAKVADEALTRLEVDRLGLDAMDRRYLTMIATTYKGGPVGVETLAAGLSEPRDTVEEVIEPYLIQLGLIARTARGRCLNDSGWNHLEMVPPAPKTGSAQSGLFDAKP, encoded by the coding sequence ATGACCGACCCCGTCCCCCTCCACACGCCCGACCGCCAGCCGGACGACCCCGACGCAGCCTTGCGTCCGAAATCGCTTGACGAATTTGTCGGTCAGGCCGCCGCGCGTGATAACCTCCGCGTGTTTATCGAGGCGGCGAAGTCGCGCGCGGAGGCGATGGACCATGTGTTGTTTTTCGGGCCTCCGGGCCTCGGCAAGACCACGCTGGCGCAGATCGTGGCGAAGGAGCTGGGGGTTGGGTTTCGCGCCACTTCCGGGCCAGTGATCGCCAAGGCAGGCGACCTCGCCGCGCTGCTCACCAATCTCGAGCCGCACGATGTGCTGTTCATCGACGAGATCCACCGCCTCAATCCGGTGGTCGAGGAGGTGCTTTATCCGGCGATGGAGGACCGCGCGCTCGATATCATCATCGGCGAGGGGCCATCGGCGCGCAGCGTGCGGATCGATCTGCCGCCTTTTACGCTGGTCGGTGCGACAACGCGGCAGGGGCTGCTGACCACGCCGCTGCGAGACCGGTTCGGCATCCCGGTGCGGCTGACATTTTATACCGAGAGCGAACTGCAACAGGTAGTCACCCGGGGTGCCCGGCTGCTGGATGTGGGCATCGACCCTTCGGGCGCGCGCGAGATTGCCCGGCGGGCGCGGGGCACACCGCGCGTTGCCGGGCGGCTGCTGCGCCGGGTGCGCGATTTCGCCCATGTGGCGGGCGATGGCACGGTCACCGCCAAGGTGGCGGACGAGGCGCTGACCCGGCTGGAGGTCGACCGGCTTGGCCTGGATGCGATGGATCGCCGCTATCTCACCATGATCGCGACCACATATAAAGGCGGTCCGGTGGGCGTGGAAACGCTGGCAGCGGGGCTTTCCGAACCGCGCGATACGGTGGAGGAGGTGATCGAACCCTATCTGATCCAGCTCGGCCTGATCGCCCGTACCGCGCGCGGGCGCTGTCTGAACGACTCGGGGTGGAATCACCTCGAAATGGTCCCGCCAGCACCAAAAACGGGTTCCGCGCAATCCGGCTTGTTTGACGCAAAACCTTAA
- a CDS encoding GIY-YIG nuclease family protein, which translates to MPFERSPCVYILASQPRGTLYIGVTSDVMKRLYEHREGITGGFTSRYGVRRLVRYEMFGDMEGAILREKQLKNWHRPWKINLIESENPDWHDLAIGLGFGPLPPRGRYDGS; encoded by the coding sequence ATGCCGTTCGAGCGCAGCCCTTGCGTCTATATCCTTGCAAGCCAGCCACGAGGTACGCTTTATATCGGAGTCACTTCCGACGTAATGAAGAGGCTTTACGAACATCGTGAGGGCATTACCGGCGGTTTCACTAGCCGCTACGGCGTCCGCCGTCTCGTCCGCTACGAGATGTTCGGCGACATGGAAGGGGCGATCCTGCGCGAAAAGCAACTCAAGAATTGGCACAGGCCTTGGAAGATCAATCTGATCGAGAGCGAGAACCCCGATTGGCACGATCTGGCGATCGGGCTCGGCTTCGGGCCACTGCCTCCGCGCGGGCGGTACGATGGATCCTGA
- the ruvA gene encoding Holliday junction branch migration protein RuvA, translating into MIAKLKGLLDETGEDWAVIDVGGVGYLVHCSARTLAALGEIGESCTVFTDLQVSENDMRLLGFAEGSERDWFRLLTGVQGVGSKVALAILSALSTAEVQAACANGDAAMVARAQGVGPKLAGRIVNELKDKAGGLAVSAGGGAAMAAPAGGAAADAVSALENLGFKPLVAARAVSAAQKELGEGVAEGELIRVALKRAAS; encoded by the coding sequence ATGATCGCGAAACTCAAAGGCCTGCTGGACGAAACCGGGGAAGACTGGGCGGTAATCGATGTCGGCGGTGTCGGTTATCTCGTCCATTGTTCAGCCCGCACGCTGGCGGCATTGGGCGAAATTGGCGAAAGCTGCACCGTATTCACCGACTTGCAGGTGAGCGAAAACGACATGCGCCTGCTGGGGTTTGCCGAGGGGTCGGAGCGGGACTGGTTCCGCTTGCTGACGGGCGTGCAGGGAGTGGGTAGCAAGGTCGCGCTGGCGATCCTGTCCGCCCTCTCCACCGCCGAGGTACAGGCGGCATGCGCAAATGGAGACGCCGCGATGGTGGCGCGCGCGCAAGGGGTGGGGCCGAAACTCGCCGGGCGGATCGTCAATGAATTGAAGGACAAGGCCGGCGGGCTTGCCGTGTCGGCTGGCGGCGGGGCGGCTATGGCGGCTCCGGCTGGCGGCGCGGCGGCGGATGCTGTCTCGGCGCTGGAGAATCTGGGCTTCAAGCCTTTGGTCGCCGCGCGGGCAGTGTCTGCGGCGCAAAAAGAGCTGGGCGAGGGGGTTGCAGAAGGCGAGCTGATCCGCGTGGCTTTGAAGCGGGCGGCGTCATGA
- the aroC gene encoding chorismate synthase — translation MSWNSFGRVFRFTTWGESHGPALGAVVDGCPPGLELDEAAIQPFLDARKPGQSKFTTQRKEPDQIKILSGTFEGKTTGTPISLLIENMDQRSKDYSEVAKSYRPGHADYAYDQKYGFRDYRGGGRSSARETAARVAAAGVARLVIPEVTITAYVSQIGEDAIDRDAMNLDEIGNNPFFCPDAWAAKRWEKLVDDARLAGSSLGAVVECVATGVPAGWGAPVYAKLDADIAAAMMGINAVKGVEIGDGFGAASLTGEQNADAMRPSGSGDNGVEFAANHAGGTAGGISTGQPVVCRVAFKPTSSILTPVDTIDREGAATQIRTKGRHDPCVGIRGAPVVEAMMALVLADHKLLHRAQCG, via the coding sequence ATGAGTTGGAACAGTTTCGGGCGGGTCTTCCGCTTTACGACATGGGGGGAAAGCCACGGGCCCGCACTGGGCGCGGTGGTCGATGGGTGCCCGCCGGGGCTGGAACTGGACGAGGCGGCGATCCAGCCATTCCTGGATGCGCGCAAGCCCGGCCAATCGAAATTCACCACCCAGCGCAAGGAACCTGACCAGATCAAAATCCTCTCTGGCACGTTCGAGGGCAAGACGACCGGAACACCGATCAGCCTGTTGATCGAGAATATGGATCAGCGATCGAAGGATTATTCCGAAGTCGCCAAATCCTATCGCCCTGGCCATGCCGATTACGCTTACGACCAGAAATACGGCTTTCGCGACTATCGCGGCGGCGGCCGCTCCAGCGCGCGGGAAACCGCCGCACGGGTGGCGGCGGCCGGGGTGGCGCGGCTGGTCATCCCCGAAGTGACGATCACCGCTTATGTCAGCCAGATCGGCGAGGATGCGATCGACCGCGATGCGATGAATTTGGACGAGATCGGCAATAACCCGTTCTTCTGCCCCGACGCCTGGGCCGCCAAACGCTGGGAAAAGCTGGTCGATGATGCGCGGCTGGCGGGATCCTCGCTCGGCGCAGTGGTGGAATGCGTCGCCACGGGAGTGCCCGCAGGCTGGGGCGCGCCGGTCTATGCCAAGCTCGATGCCGACATTGCCGCAGCGATGATGGGCATCAACGCAGTCAAGGGGGTGGAAATCGGCGACGGGTTCGGCGCGGCCAGCCTGACGGGCGAGCAAAACGCGGATGCCATGCGGCCATCCGGATCGGGCGATAACGGCGTGGAATTCGCCGCCAACCATGCCGGCGGAACGGCGGGCGGTATTTCTACCGGACAGCCGGTCGTGTGCCGGGTTGCGTTCAAGCCGACCAGTTCCATCCTTACTCCGGTCGATACGATCGATCGCGAGGGGGCTGCGACCCAAATCCGCACCAAGGGCCGCCACGACCCATGCGTCGGCATTCGCGGCGCGCCGGTTGTCGAGGCGATGATGGCGCTGGTGCTGGCGGATCACAAGCTGCTTCACCGCGCGCAATGCGGTTGA